A window from Salvia miltiorrhiza cultivar Shanhuang (shh) chromosome 2, IMPLAD_Smil_shh, whole genome shotgun sequence encodes these proteins:
- the LOC131009911 gene encoding uncharacterized protein LOC131009911: MEDVLIQAWAQIKWEEDQYNMQRVFPPERPERDYRVDRRSGRDNRDRRSEPYTPSHRGNKGRGDYDQAPSTRPRERAKLPEYLLSISPVEAVTALMNLGDKVSWPEKMRAPPDQRDRSKWCDFHSDHGHRTDECIALRLEVANLLKKGHLTNYLTDKGKQTLQQARDRQEKHRDDSPPDPPHHERTVNVISGGSEVSGVTHSAAKRHTRQARSSKSGVPPSGKAGTTDPTQLISFATSKSDKLLHPHHDALVISIYIANCLTKRVLIDNGSSANILFYSAYREMGLDESKLIKKAAVLVGFSGESTTTVGEIDLPVYAEGVNLSTRFLVVDAPSAYNVILGRPWIHGMEAVPSTYHQVIRFPTKWGIKEIKGEQKDSRVCYQTTMKAKSPSL, translated from the coding sequence ATGGAAGACGTGTTGATCCAGGCTTGGGCTCAAATCAAATGGGAAGAGGACCAGTACAACATGCAAAGAGTCTTTCCGCCAGAGAGACCCGAAAGAGATTACAGGGTTGACAGGAGATCCGGTCGTGACAATCGTGACAGACGAAGTGAGCCTTACACGCCATCTCACAGAGGAAACAAAGGGAGAGGAGACTATGATCAAGCACCAAGTACGCGCCCGCGTGAAAGAGCAAAACTCCCAGAATACCTCCTATCTATTTCACCCGTAGAGGCGGTAACAGCTCTGATGAACCTTGGCGATAAAGTTAGTTGGCCGGAGAAAATGAGAGCCCCACCCGACCAAAGAGATAGATCAAAATGGTGTGACTTCCACAGTGACCACGGTCACCGCACGGACGAATGCATCGCGCTCAGACTGGAAGTGGCGAACTTATTGAAAAAAGGGCACCTCACCAATTACTTGACTGACAAAGGCAAGCAGACCCTGCAGCAGGCGAGGGATAGACAAGAGAAACACAGAGACGACAGCCCGCCAGACCCGCCGCATCATGAGAGAACTGTAAACGTGATATCCGGAGGTTCCGAGGTCAGCGGAGTCACTCACTCAGCCGCAAAGAGGCATACCAGACAGGCTAGATCAAGCAAATCCGGGGTTCCACCTTCAGGAAAAGCGGGAACAACAGACCCTACTCAACTGATCAGCTTTGCAACATCCAAATCAGACAAGCTTCTACACCCTCATCATGATGCTTTAGTTATTTCTATTTATATTGCTAACTGCTTGACAAAGCGTGTACTGATAGACAATGGTAGCTCTGCCAATATTCTGTTTTACAGTGCATACAGGGAGATGGGTTTGGATGAGTCCAAGCTAATCAAGAAGGCTGCCGTACTCGTCGGTTTCAGTGGCGAGAGTACGACCACTGTAGGGGAGATCGATCTTCCCGTCTACGCAGAAGGAGTCAACTTGTCCACTAGGTTTCTCGTGGTAGACGCCCCGTCTGCATACAACGTCATCCTGGGCCGTCCATGGATCCACGGAATGGAAGCAGTACCATCCACCTATCATCAAGTCATACGATTCCCAACCAAATGGGGAATTAAGGAGATCAAGGGAGAGCAAAAGGACTCCAGGGTGTGCTACCAGACCACTATGAAAGCAAAAAGTCCGTCCTTATAG
- the LOC131007764 gene encoding SEC12-like protein 2 isoform X1, giving the protein MENDEALSCKKYGVPLYAAAWVPSAAGRLDTAKELETPAKPLVVLAGGGGKGNTGIPNAILLSAFDSESCSLSDQPVAKLGTGSDLPYRIGVHPGGEGIICSFCPQNCRWFEWDSNTDDQTLRLKSSEKVLKPLEDVGLQLALTFNTEGNLLAVGGEDGQLRVFKWPAMESILSEANAHSSVGDLDFSPDGKFLVSVGGGPGRIWDVASSSSVVSLPKENDEIFSFCRFSRSTGTDQVLYITTNRDKGGSIVKWNPTSWERISSTFVSRDQVSAFNVSPDGKLLAIGTTEGDILIINSANMRTRTIIKKAHLGMVTAMAFSQDSRAVVSASCDSSSRVILIKDEQKGGINLWIILFFILLAVAVYYAKDSGYLPLEL; this is encoded by the exons ATGGAAAACGATGAAGCATTGAGCTGCAAGAAGTATGGAGTCCCACTGTACGCCGCCGCCTGGGTTCCATCTGCCGCCGGTAGATTAGATACCGCCAAAGAGTTGGAAACTCCTGCCAAACCCCTCGTTGTCCTAGCCGGAGGCGGCGGAAAAGGCAACACCGGAATACCAAATGCCATCCTCCTCTCGGCCTTTGATTCCGAATCCTGCTCCCTCTCTGATCAGCCT GTGGCTAAGCTGGGAACTGGTAGCGATCTGCCTTACAGAATTGGAGTTCATCCTGGAGGAGAAGGCATTATTTGTTCATTTTGTCCCCAAAACTGCAG ATGGTTTGAATGGGATTCAAATACGGACGACCAAACTTTAAGGCTGAAGTCATCAGAGAAAGTCCTTAAGCCTTTGGAAGATGTTGGCCTACAACTAGCGTTGACCTTCAACACTGAGGGAAATTTACTTGCTGTTGGCGGTGAG GATGGTCAGTTAAGGGTTTTCAAGTGGCCAGCCATGGAAAGTATTCTTAGTGAGGCCAATGCTCATTCTTCTGTGGGAGATTTAGATTTCAG CCCTGATGGGAAGTTTCTTGTCTCTGTTGGAGGGGGCCCTGGAAGGATTTGGGATGttgcatcatcatcatctgtAGTTTCTCTACCAAAGGAAAAT GAtgagattttttctttttgtcggTTTTCACGCAGTACCGGCACAGATCAGGTTCTGTATATAACGACAAACAGAG ATAAAGGTGGTAGTATTGTAAAGTGGAACCCAACTTCATGGGAAAGGATAAGTTCAACATTCGTCTCTCGGGATCAAGTTTCTGCTTTTAATGTGTCGCCTGATGGGAAGCTCCTTGCTAT AGGAACAACTGAAGGAGACATTCTGATTATAAATTCAGCCAACATGCGGACACGAACTATTATCAAGAAAGCACATCTAGGCATGGTAACCGCAATGGCATTCTCACAAGATTCAAG AGCTGTTGTGTCCGCATCCTGTGACTCAAGTTCAAGGGTGATATTGATTAAGGATGAGCAGAAAGGTG GCATAAACTTGTGGATCATTTTGTTCTTCATTTTACTAGCAGTAGCAGTATATTATGCCAAAGACAGTGGATATTTACCTCTGGAACTATGA
- the LOC131007764 gene encoding SEC12-like protein 2 isoform X2: MENDEALSCKKYGVPLYAAAWVPSAAGRLDTAKELETPAKPLVVLAGGGGKGNTGIPNAILLSAFDSESCSLSDQPVAKLGTGSDLPYRIGVHPGGEGIICSFCPQNCRWFEWDSNTDDQTLRLKSSEKVLKPLEDVGLQLALTFNTEGNLLAVGGEDGQLRVFKWPAMESILSEANAHSSVGDLDFSPDGKFLVSVGGGPGRIWDVASSSSVVSLPKENDEIFSFCRFSRSTGTDQVLYITTNRDKGGSIVKWNPTSWERISSTFVSRDQVSAFNVSPDGKLLAIGTTEGDILIINSANMRTRTIIKKAHLGMVTAMAFSQDSRAVVSASCDSSSRVILIKDEQKGINLWIILFFILLAVAVYYAKDSGYLPLEL, translated from the exons ATGGAAAACGATGAAGCATTGAGCTGCAAGAAGTATGGAGTCCCACTGTACGCCGCCGCCTGGGTTCCATCTGCCGCCGGTAGATTAGATACCGCCAAAGAGTTGGAAACTCCTGCCAAACCCCTCGTTGTCCTAGCCGGAGGCGGCGGAAAAGGCAACACCGGAATACCAAATGCCATCCTCCTCTCGGCCTTTGATTCCGAATCCTGCTCCCTCTCTGATCAGCCT GTGGCTAAGCTGGGAACTGGTAGCGATCTGCCTTACAGAATTGGAGTTCATCCTGGAGGAGAAGGCATTATTTGTTCATTTTGTCCCCAAAACTGCAG ATGGTTTGAATGGGATTCAAATACGGACGACCAAACTTTAAGGCTGAAGTCATCAGAGAAAGTCCTTAAGCCTTTGGAAGATGTTGGCCTACAACTAGCGTTGACCTTCAACACTGAGGGAAATTTACTTGCTGTTGGCGGTGAG GATGGTCAGTTAAGGGTTTTCAAGTGGCCAGCCATGGAAAGTATTCTTAGTGAGGCCAATGCTCATTCTTCTGTGGGAGATTTAGATTTCAG CCCTGATGGGAAGTTTCTTGTCTCTGTTGGAGGGGGCCCTGGAAGGATTTGGGATGttgcatcatcatcatctgtAGTTTCTCTACCAAAGGAAAAT GAtgagattttttctttttgtcggTTTTCACGCAGTACCGGCACAGATCAGGTTCTGTATATAACGACAAACAGAG ATAAAGGTGGTAGTATTGTAAAGTGGAACCCAACTTCATGGGAAAGGATAAGTTCAACATTCGTCTCTCGGGATCAAGTTTCTGCTTTTAATGTGTCGCCTGATGGGAAGCTCCTTGCTAT AGGAACAACTGAAGGAGACATTCTGATTATAAATTCAGCCAACATGCGGACACGAACTATTATCAAGAAAGCACATCTAGGCATGGTAACCGCAATGGCATTCTCACAAGATTCAAG AGCTGTTGTGTCCGCATCCTGTGACTCAAGTTCAAGGGTGATATTGATTAAGGATGAGCAGAAAG GCATAAACTTGTGGATCATTTTGTTCTTCATTTTACTAGCAGTAGCAGTATATTATGCCAAAGACAGTGGATATTTACCTCTGGAACTATGA
- the LOC131007765 gene encoding uncharacterized protein LOC131007765: protein MEASSRNRSSQGTTFHSHFQRSLSPSGRFCPSSISASSAATFSARSEPRLGSDSVLARSASPTRVSLGRSVSPSSSVRFSAPRRHPIASHHQKQSHRSLPKKTCMCSPTTHPGSFRCSLHKNSIVSGYSGRNQASPSSSYRSSHQLNMRRSAMTNSLVRIGTVEGDLVRRALAALIRPSSHSLRRRHDFQPRPSRLSVMSKADGL, encoded by the coding sequence ATGGAAGCGTCCTCCAGAAACAGATCCTCGCAAGGTACAACCTTCCACAGCCACTTCCAGCGCTCGCTTTCTCCCTCAGGCCGATTCTGCCCCTCCTCCATCTCGGCGTCGTCTGCCGCGACCTTCTCCGCCCGTTCCGAGCCCCGGCTCGGATCCGACTCGGTCCTGGCCCGATCCGCCAGCCCTACCCGCGTCAGCCTCGGCAGATCCGTATCGCCTTCGTCGTCGGTCCGATTCTCCGCTCCTCGGAGGCATCCGATTGCCTCTCACCACCAGAAGCAGAGCCACCGCTCGCTGCCGAAGAAAACGTGCATGTGCTCCCCTACGACGCACCCAGGCTCCTTCCGTTGCAGCTTGCACAAGAACAGCATCGTCTCTGGCTACAGCGGCCGAAACCAGGCGTCGCCGTCGTCGTCGTATCGGTCCAGCCATCAATTGAATATGCGGCGATCGGCGATGACGAATTCGCTCGTTCGAATCGGCACGGTGGAGGGGGATTTAGTGAGGAGAGCTCTGGCGGCGCTGATTCGGCCGTCGTCGCACAGCTTACGCCGCCGGCACGACTTCCAGCCGCGGCCGAGCCGGCTGTCCGTCATGTCGAAAGCCGATGGCTTATAA
- the LOC131009912 gene encoding uncharacterized protein LOC131009912, which yields MEDGASGQGECDGNYTTKSAYSVIFAGGNDSAAVQRPSELNARVWKTPAPQKTIVTAWRLLKNRLATCDNLEKRKVMLGDEEVKCKFCNSQKETIDHLFLLCPKTADLWDEIQKWLGFTTVRTNTARRHFESFAHLESGKKNRRFLLMVWVCSIWMVWRRRNECRFGNDVWDCKTILSEIKVRT from the exons ATGGAGGATGGAGCTTCGGGACAGGGAGAGTGCGATG GGAACTACACCACAAAATCAGCCTACTCGGTCATTTTTGCGGGAGGTAACGATTCAGCGGCAGTCCAGAGACCCTCGGAGCTGAATGCGAGAGTGTGGAAAACGCCGGCGCCTCAGAAAACTATAGTCACGGCGTGGAGACTCCTTAAAAATAGACTTGCCACCTGTGACAACCTGGAAAAGAGGAAGGTGATGCTTGGCGATGAAGAGGTAAAGTGTAAATTCTGCAACAGTCAAAAGGAGACGATTGATCATCTGTTCCTCTTATGCCCGAAGACCGCGGATCTTTGGGATGAAATTCAGAAATGGCTGGGATTCACCACAGTTAGGACAAATACGGCAAGACGACACTTTGAGTCGTTTGCGCATCTGGAAAGTGGAAAGAAGAATAGAAGGTTCCTTTTGATGGTGTGGGTCTGCTCTATCTGGATGGTGTGGAGACGGAGAAACGAATGCAGATTTGGCAATGATGTTTGGGATTGCAAAACCATTCTGTCGGAAATCAAGGTTAGAACATGa